From the Oceanicaulis alexandrii DSM 11625 genome, one window contains:
- a CDS encoding AAA family ATPase has translation MPTSKEDVQALSTRADAATARLAEVRQSIARSIIGLDDVVEQSLAVILSGGHGLLVGPPGVAKTRLVHALAVVTGLEDKRVQFTPDLMPADILGSEVLDQDADGKRHFRFIPGPVFCRLLMADEINRASPRTQAALLQAMQEGFVTVAGERHDLPQPFHVLATQNPIEQEGTYPLPEAQLDRFLMQIDVPYPDKDQERAILLATTGSEDSVAEPVLNAQEILDLQQLVRAMPVGEAVLDAILALLEQARPDRSNDPEVRDGVSWGPGPRAGQALMLAVRARALLQGRLAPSTDDVLALAEPVLKHRMALSFAARAEGLQLDALINRLAKAAA, from the coding sequence ATGCCCACCTCGAAGGAAGACGTACAGGCGCTTTCAACACGCGCAGACGCTGCAACCGCACGCCTGGCCGAGGTTCGCCAGTCCATCGCCCGCTCCATTATTGGGCTCGATGACGTGGTCGAACAATCACTTGCCGTGATCCTCTCAGGCGGACATGGCCTGCTGGTCGGCCCTCCGGGCGTGGCGAAAACCCGCCTCGTGCATGCGCTGGCTGTGGTCACAGGGCTTGAAGACAAGCGGGTGCAGTTCACGCCTGACCTGATGCCGGCGGACATTCTGGGCTCCGAAGTGCTCGACCAGGACGCGGACGGCAAGCGCCATTTCCGGTTCATCCCCGGTCCGGTCTTTTGCCGCTTGCTGATGGCGGACGAGATCAACCGCGCCAGCCCGCGCACCCAGGCGGCTCTTTTGCAGGCGATGCAGGAAGGCTTCGTCACCGTGGCGGGCGAACGCCATGACCTGCCCCAACCCTTCCATGTGCTGGCGACCCAGAACCCGATCGAGCAGGAAGGCACCTATCCGCTGCCTGAAGCCCAGCTCGACCGCTTCCTGATGCAGATCGACGTGCCTTATCCTGACAAGGATCAGGAGCGCGCCATCTTGCTGGCCACCACCGGATCTGAAGACTCCGTCGCCGAGCCTGTTCTGAACGCACAGGAAATCCTCGATCTGCAACAGCTGGTTCGCGCCATGCCGGTGGGTGAAGCCGTGCTCGACGCCATTCTGGCGCTGCTCGAACAAGCCCGCCCGGACCGCTCCAATGACCCGGAAGTCCGCGACGGCGTCAGCTGGGGCCCCGGCCCCCGGGCCGGTCAGGCGCTGATGCTGGCGGTGCGTGCGCGCGCCTTGCTGCAAGGGCGTCTCGCGCCATCTACTGACGACGTGCTCGCCCTCGCCGAGCCCGTGCTCAAGCACCGCATGGCGCTCAGCTTCGCCGCCAGAGCCGAGGGCTTGCAATTGGACGCCCTGATCAACCGCCTTGCGAAAGCCGCCGCGTAA
- a CDS encoding DUF58 domain-containing protein, whose amino-acid sequence MSQAPAPSRLTRLRHDAEQAAARFPALLAEAERIAASVAHGVHGRRRAGQGETFWQYRHHRPEDGARSVDWRRSAQGDHLYIREVEWEAANAIHFWRDGSAGMQLHSPGLPSKVERASVALMAIASLLNRGGERLSVLGETGRARAGRAGFETVNRALALGDGHADSVEAADLPRHARLVIASDFLDPVETWQARLSRFAAQGASGALLRIIDPAEDDFPFKGRTRFEAASGGGDSLLFGRAEDARTAYREAWSHHGAQLNDLARQYGWRLITHRTDRPAASAVLALYQALSEPRS is encoded by the coding sequence ATGAGCCAGGCTCCCGCCCCTTCCCGACTGACCCGCCTGCGCCATGATGCGGAGCAGGCGGCGGCGCGTTTTCCGGCCTTGCTGGCCGAGGCGGAGCGTATCGCCGCCAGCGTCGCCCATGGCGTGCACGGGCGGCGGCGCGCCGGTCAGGGCGAAACCTTCTGGCAATATCGCCATCACCGGCCTGAAGACGGCGCGCGCTCCGTGGATTGGCGCCGGTCTGCCCAAGGCGATCATCTGTATATCCGCGAAGTGGAATGGGAAGCCGCGAACGCGATCCATTTCTGGCGCGACGGGTCCGCTGGCATGCAGCTGCATTCGCCGGGACTGCCGTCAAAAGTCGAGCGCGCCTCGGTGGCCCTGATGGCGATCGCCAGCCTGCTCAATCGCGGCGGGGAGCGCCTGTCCGTACTGGGTGAAACCGGACGCGCCCGCGCCGGACGGGCTGGGTTTGAAACCGTCAACCGCGCTCTGGCGCTCGGCGACGGACACGCGGACAGCGTTGAAGCCGCTGACCTGCCGCGTCATGCCCGGCTTGTGATCGCCAGTGATTTCCTCGACCCGGTCGAAACCTGGCAGGCCCGGCTCAGCCGCTTCGCCGCCCAGGGCGCGAGCGGCGCGTTGTTGCGCATCATCGATCCCGCCGAAGATGATTTCCCCTTCAAGGGCCGCACCCGGTTTGAAGCCGCGTCCGGCGGCGGAGACAGCTTGTTGTTTGGTCGCGCTGAAGACGCCCGCACCGCCTATCGCGAGGCCTGGAGCCATCATGGCGCGCAGCTCAATGATCTGGCGCGTCAGTATGGCTGGCGGCTGATCACCCATCGCACCGACCGCCCGGCGGCGAGCGCCGTGCTCGCCCTTTATCAAGCCTTGTCAGAGCCCCGTTCATGA
- a CDS encoding DUF4159 domain-containing protein has protein sequence MISLGPLAFAAPWALAAFAVLPLLWLLLRATPPAPARIVFAPLRLLQNLARTPETPQSTPWWLLLLRLLMAALVILALARPILSPQTDISTDRPLLLLVDDGWRSAPDWPQMQAQARSQLIAARSEGRDVLLVFTAAPASQTDLSFGPASNALARLNAHELRAWPPARDVTAERLETGLDQQGAPERFDTVWISDGVSNDDHDRALARVLSASGPVTIILPAPERTAIGLTRVGVAPDGFTVRLVRADSDTERPVTLTATGADGQALARLEGVFEAGETRLDLSASLPLDLRNQIARLALDRFGSAGATHITGDRWRRPRVGLLTPETGGDRQPLLSDYHYAREALAGAAELVSGDLDTLLGTEPSALVMVDNARLEDDRLTAFVEEGGLLIRFSGPNLATRADDLLPVRLREGGRLFGGAMAWEDPQRLAAFPDESPFTGLEVSTEAQVTRQVLAEPGPDLDAKVWARLSDGTPLVTADRRGQGWIVLFHVTAGPDWSSLPLSGLYPAMLERVLSLSGGADPTPPQGGAWGLERQLTADGLLTDPAGQSQMIAADQFTQARASAQTPPGVWSLGAASAALNVMQPGDDLALMARDLPGATYRTGDGAIETRLAGPLLSLALIILCLDGLITLVLSGRMPLATRNFGAVALLALALGGLPQDAHAQDMTGIDQQALEVRLAYVRTGDARIDDLSRAGLAGLSRESTRRSAVEPSTPAGVDIETDEILFYPMIYWPVTEDAQGLSPEAAARVTAYMNAGGLIVFDTRDGRASGRGLAPHPGLVRLLDSVEVPPLQQMPDDHVLGRAFYLLTEFPGRYPDTRIWVEANPESSGRDGASSVVIGSADWASAWAIDEQGRPLAPVEGGPRQRELAIRFGVNLAMYALTGNYKADQVHVPAILERLGQD, from the coding sequence ATGATCAGCCTGGGTCCGCTCGCCTTCGCCGCGCCCTGGGCGCTGGCCGCCTTCGCTGTGTTGCCGCTGCTCTGGCTGCTCTTGCGCGCCACTCCGCCCGCCCCGGCGCGGATCGTCTTCGCACCGCTGCGCCTGTTGCAAAACCTCGCGCGGACGCCGGAAACCCCGCAATCCACGCCCTGGTGGCTCTTGCTGCTGCGGCTGCTCATGGCGGCGCTGGTGATTCTGGCGCTGGCCCGGCCGATCCTGAGCCCGCAGACCGATATCAGTACGGATCGCCCGCTTTTGCTGCTGGTGGATGATGGCTGGCGCTCGGCGCCGGACTGGCCGCAAATGCAGGCGCAGGCCCGCAGCCAATTGATCGCAGCGCGCAGTGAAGGCCGTGATGTCTTGCTGGTCTTCACCGCCGCGCCCGCCAGCCAGACCGACCTGTCCTTCGGTCCCGCCAGCAACGCCCTGGCGCGCCTGAACGCCCATGAGCTGCGCGCCTGGCCGCCCGCTCGCGATGTCACCGCGGAGCGCCTTGAAACAGGCCTGGACCAGCAAGGCGCGCCTGAGCGCTTTGATACGGTGTGGATCAGCGACGGCGTCTCGAATGACGACCACGATCGTGCGTTGGCGCGCGTGCTGAGCGCTTCTGGACCAGTGACGATCATCCTGCCCGCGCCGGAGCGCACCGCCATCGGCCTGACGCGGGTCGGTGTGGCGCCCGATGGCTTCACGGTGCGGCTGGTGCGGGCAGACAGCGACACCGAACGCCCGGTCACCCTCACCGCCACAGGCGCGGACGGTCAGGCGCTGGCGCGTCTGGAGGGCGTATTTGAAGCCGGCGAAACCCGCCTGGATCTGTCCGCCAGCCTGCCGCTGGACCTTCGCAATCAGATTGCGCGTCTGGCGCTCGACCGCTTTGGCTCGGCTGGCGCGACCCATATCACCGGCGATCGCTGGCGGCGGCCGCGCGTGGGTTTGCTGACGCCGGAAACCGGCGGCGACCGGCAACCGCTTCTGTCTGACTATCACTACGCCCGCGAAGCGCTGGCGGGCGCCGCCGAGCTGGTGAGCGGGGATCTCGACACGCTGCTGGGGACTGAGCCCTCAGCGCTGGTGATGGTGGACAACGCCCGTCTAGAAGATGACCGCCTGACCGCCTTTGTCGAGGAAGGCGGTCTCCTGATCCGCTTCTCCGGACCGAATCTGGCCACCCGCGCCGATGATCTGTTGCCGGTGCGCCTGCGTGAAGGCGGGCGCCTGTTTGGCGGCGCGATGGCGTGGGAAGATCCCCAACGCCTTGCCGCTTTCCCTGATGAGAGCCCGTTCACCGGGCTTGAGGTCTCGACCGAAGCGCAGGTCACCCGGCAGGTTCTGGCCGAACCCGGCCCCGATCTCGACGCCAAGGTCTGGGCGCGTTTGTCGGACGGCACGCCGCTGGTGACCGCGGACCGCCGCGGGCAAGGCTGGATCGTGCTGTTTCACGTTACCGCCGGGCCTGACTGGTCATCCCTGCCCCTGTCCGGGCTCTATCCGGCCATGCTGGAACGGGTCTTGTCGCTGAGCGGCGGCGCCGATCCGACTCCCCCCCAGGGCGGCGCCTGGGGGCTGGAGCGTCAGCTGACCGCGGACGGGCTTTTGACGGACCCGGCCGGACAATCGCAGATGATCGCTGCGGACCAGTTCACCCAAGCGCGCGCCAGCGCCCAGACGCCGCCCGGCGTCTGGAGCCTGGGCGCCGCGAGCGCCGCGCTCAACGTGATGCAGCCCGGAGATGATCTGGCCTTGATGGCGCGCGACCTGCCCGGCGCGACCTATCGGACAGGCGATGGCGCGATCGAGACGCGACTGGCGGGACCGCTCTTGAGTCTGGCCCTGATCATCTTGTGCCTGGACGGCCTGATCACCCTGGTTCTGTCAGGGCGCATGCCCTTGGCCACACGCAATTTCGGCGCAGTCGCCCTGCTCGCGCTGGCCCTGGGCGGCCTGCCCCAAGACGCGCACGCGCAAGACATGACGGGTATCGACCAGCAGGCCCTGGAAGTCCGGCTCGCCTATGTGCGCACGGGCGATGCGCGCATTGACGATTTGAGCCGGGCGGGCCTCGCCGGTCTGTCGCGCGAGAGCACGCGGCGCAGCGCGGTCGAACCCAGCACGCCCGCCGGCGTTGATATCGAAACCGACGAGATCCTGTTCTATCCGATGATCTACTGGCCGGTGACCGAAGACGCGCAAGGCCTGTCGCCAGAGGCCGCCGCCCGCGTCACCGCCTATATGAATGCGGGCGGTCTGATCGTCTTTGACACCCGCGACGGGCGCGCCAGCGGCCGCGGGCTCGCCCCGCATCCCGGGCTGGTGCGGCTTCTGGATTCCGTCGAAGTGCCGCCCTTGCAGCAAATGCCGGATGATCACGTGCTGGGCCGGGCGTTTTACCTTCTGACTGAGTTCCCCGGACGCTATCCCGATACTCGGATCTGGGTGGAAGCCAACCCGGAAAGTTCGGGCCGCGACGGCGCCTCCTCGGTGGTGATCGGCTCGGCGGACTGGGCTTCGGCCTGGGCGATTGACGAACAGGGCCGCCCGCTCGCCCCGGTGGAGGGCGGACCGCGCCAGCGCGAACTGGCCATCCGCTTCGGGGTCAATCTCGCCATGTACGCCCTGACTGGAAACTACAAGGCCGATCAGGTGCATGTGCCCGCCATTCTGGAACGATTGGGACAGGATTGA